The Acanthochromis polyacanthus isolate Apoly-LR-REF ecotype Palm Island chromosome 2, KAUST_Apoly_ChrSc, whole genome shotgun sequence genome contains a region encoding:
- the cdkn1ca gene encoding cyclin-dependent kinase inhibitor 1Ca produces MTHFRRTDSVRRSLFGPVDHEQLRRDLKLKLQQIMEQDTRRWNFNFQAETPLPGRFQWEEIPAAPFYAQRNDAASKPEHGDEPSEEQSARTDQENRSSISNTHQSPAEVTPVRRKRTHSRAAAKPRNDARITDFFSKRRRSTETKSIQNPFSSTEAAPCRTIR; encoded by the exons ATGACCCACTTCAGGCGCACAGACTCGGTGCGCAGGAGCCTCTTCGGCCCGGTGGACCACGAGCAGCTGCGGCGGGACCTGAAGCTCAAACTTCAGCAGATCATGGAGCAGGACACCCGGCGCTGGAACTTTAACTTCCAGGCTGAGACGCCGCTTCCCGGCCGGTTCCAGTGGGAGGAGATCCCCGCTGCGCCATTTTACGCGCAGAGGAACGACGCAGCCTCCAAACCCGAGCATGGAGACGAGCCCAGCGAGGAGCAGAGCGCACGGACGGACCAGGAGAACCGGTCCAGCATCTCCAACACGCACCAGAGTCCTGCCGAAGTGACGCCTGTCCGGAGGAAGAGGACGCACTCCAGAGCCGCAGCCAAACCCAGAAATGACGCACGGATCACCG atttCTTCTCTAAAAGAAGGAGGTCGACAGAAACCAAGAGCATCCAGAATCCTTTCAGCTCCACTGAAGCAGCTCCGTGCAGAACAATAAGATGA